One stretch of Phycisphaerales bacterium DNA includes these proteins:
- a CDS encoding efflux RND transporter permease subunit, producing the protein MSLPRFGVRNPVPVNLLMAAALLAGTFYAFSLRREFFPELAPFGAQVLMVYPGAAPEEVEETIAIKVEDAIYDIDEVDEVHTTLSEGGGGVMVYFQEGITEDQYNKAVDEVERKVDSIQDLPRDLERMQVMETENSMPVTMVSIAGDVPEATLKRAAVSVRDDLRKIPGMGDVFITGTRDYEIGVSVSEFAVAEYGIGLPEVADRITAWMADMPGGSLEEETGSVTIRTMGVDEKAASIEEIVLRATPDGQSLRVGDIATVAEGFVDQDFYNRYNGTPNVTLIVFRTGAQDIIDIAENVRAYVTGRMGEPFQSTGMRKAIGKDRQDAWQLGANAPALPAGISLEIFAELARFLQGRVDLLTKNAFYGAILVFITLLVFLNWRAAFWVGIGLTTALAGTMVLMGIFEMTLNFLTMFGLIVVLGLLVDDAIVVAENIQAKHDRGEPALGAAVKGGNQVMWPVVATVLTSIVAFMPLTFIKGNIGDMLGALPIVVSFALAMSLIESLLILPSHMGHSLLAHDRRMSKRKASFMNRFETWRDKAINGRIIPAYGRALDAVIRRRYISICVGVGVLVISFGMVGGDRVGYTFLTTSDSEMVEIALRMPIGTNIEMTDEIANHVEEAASNQSEVTSISATVGNYTSADGTESSSSGQHLAQLFIELAPTESRNRTSNEVIDSIRDHMQPYSDQIDRLQFTEMSGGPGGSDISIQATGNDPERLRALVIKIESMLSSFEGIYEISNDNTLGQRELQIQLRGSAAPLGLSVSDVARQVRASVFGLEAHTYAAEGEEIDVRVRHAEAARESQAVIENMWVMTPGGVSVPLIEVAQLKEATGYSTIRRVDRERAVRVTASTASWLSPEKVTSYLRTPGPDGLSPLASLQAAYPDFKISTVGRQQQETEAFASLPIGFLAAGAMIYIILACLFGSYVQPFVVMLAIPFALIGVIWGHFFLGYDITFLSIIGFFALSGIVVNDSLILIVFYNQMKEKGHSVRAALLEAGMRRLRPIFLTTLTTVLGLTPLMLEQSFQARFLIPMAIAISFGLMSATFLILFLLPAMLMIGDDIRRGIYYLWHGRRRSGPPAGGQKPQMAQNSLS; encoded by the coding sequence GTGAGCCTTCCTCGCTTTGGTGTTCGGAACCCGGTTCCAGTTAATCTTCTGATGGCTGCTGCTCTTCTTGCGGGCACGTTCTATGCCTTCTCTTTACGCCGCGAGTTTTTTCCAGAGCTGGCTCCATTTGGTGCGCAGGTACTCATGGTTTATCCCGGCGCGGCACCAGAGGAAGTGGAAGAAACAATTGCCATTAAAGTTGAGGATGCAATCTATGACATTGATGAAGTAGACGAAGTGCACACCACGCTTTCTGAAGGAGGCGGTGGTGTCATGGTTTACTTTCAGGAGGGGATCACCGAAGACCAATACAACAAGGCAGTGGATGAGGTTGAGCGGAAAGTTGATTCGATACAAGATCTTCCCAGAGACCTTGAGCGAATGCAGGTTATGGAAACAGAAAACTCCATGCCTGTGACAATGGTCTCGATTGCAGGTGATGTTCCTGAGGCGACATTAAAGCGAGCGGCGGTCTCTGTTCGCGATGACCTTCGCAAAATACCCGGAATGGGTGACGTCTTTATCACGGGTACCCGTGATTATGAGATTGGGGTTTCAGTTTCTGAATTCGCGGTCGCTGAGTATGGAATAGGGCTGCCAGAAGTCGCGGATCGCATTACCGCGTGGATGGCTGATATGCCAGGTGGTTCCTTGGAAGAGGAGACCGGCAGTGTCACGATTCGCACCATGGGCGTGGATGAGAAAGCAGCGTCTATCGAAGAAATCGTGTTAAGAGCAACGCCAGATGGGCAATCACTCCGGGTTGGTGATATCGCCACTGTGGCGGAAGGGTTTGTCGATCAGGATTTTTACAATCGATACAACGGAACACCGAATGTGACCTTAATTGTCTTCCGCACAGGGGCGCAGGATATTATCGATATTGCGGAAAACGTTCGGGCGTATGTCACTGGCCGAATGGGCGAGCCATTTCAGTCAACTGGAATGCGAAAAGCAATCGGAAAGGACAGGCAAGACGCCTGGCAGCTTGGTGCGAACGCGCCGGCGTTACCGGCGGGTATCTCGCTCGAAATTTTTGCTGAGCTGGCACGCTTTCTTCAAGGGCGTGTCGACCTGTTGACAAAAAACGCCTTCTACGGCGCTATTCTCGTCTTTATCACATTATTGGTCTTCTTGAATTGGCGAGCCGCATTTTGGGTGGGCATTGGTCTTACGACGGCGCTGGCTGGAACAATGGTTTTGATGGGCATCTTTGAGATGACTTTGAATTTTCTGACCATGTTTGGGCTGATCGTCGTGCTCGGTTTGTTAGTTGATGATGCCATTGTTGTCGCAGAAAATATTCAAGCTAAACATGATCGCGGGGAGCCAGCATTAGGTGCTGCGGTTAAGGGTGGTAATCAAGTGATGTGGCCAGTTGTCGCCACGGTGCTTACCAGCATCGTTGCATTTATGCCGCTGACATTTATCAAGGGCAACATAGGAGACATGCTCGGCGCACTGCCGATCGTGGTTTCTTTTGCGCTGGCGATGAGTTTGATTGAATCTCTATTGATATTGCCAAGTCATATGGGACATAGCCTTCTGGCCCATGATCGCCGAATGTCGAAGCGTAAGGCGAGCTTCATGAATCGTTTCGAGACATGGCGAGACAAGGCTATCAATGGACGCATTATTCCTGCTTATGGTCGGGCATTAGATGCCGTGATACGCCGTCGTTACATCAGTATTTGTGTTGGTGTTGGTGTGTTGGTGATCTCGTTTGGAATGGTTGGGGGAGATCGCGTTGGCTACACATTCCTTACCACGAGTGACAGTGAGATGGTCGAGATTGCGTTGCGTATGCCTATTGGTACCAACATTGAGATGACCGATGAAATTGCAAATCATGTGGAGGAAGCAGCCAGTAACCAATCTGAAGTAACCAGTATTAGCGCCACGGTGGGCAACTACACCTCAGCAGATGGTACGGAGTCAAGTAGTAGTGGACAGCATCTTGCCCAGTTGTTCATTGAGCTGGCGCCAACCGAGTCTCGCAATCGAACCAGCAATGAAGTCATTGACTCAATTCGAGACCATATGCAACCTTACTCAGATCAAATTGATAGATTGCAGTTTACGGAGATGAGTGGTGGGCCTGGCGGTTCGGATATTTCGATTCAGGCAACTGGGAATGACCCAGAGAGGCTTCGAGCGTTGGTGATCAAGATCGAATCAATGCTTTCAAGCTTTGAGGGGATCTATGAAATTTCAAACGACAATACGTTAGGGCAGCGAGAGTTGCAGATTCAACTTCGTGGAAGTGCCGCGCCGCTCGGATTGAGCGTAAGCGATGTTGCGCGACAAGTGCGAGCGAGCGTGTTTGGCCTTGAAGCGCACACCTATGCAGCGGAGGGAGAAGAAATTGATGTGCGGGTTCGCCATGCTGAGGCAGCGCGCGAGAGTCAAGCAGTGATTGAGAATATGTGGGTGATGACGCCAGGGGGCGTCTCCGTGCCATTGATTGAAGTCGCTCAGCTCAAGGAGGCAACTGGGTATTCGACCATTCGTCGTGTTGACCGAGAGCGAGCGGTTCGTGTCACCGCTTCAACCGCATCATGGTTAAGTCCAGAAAAAGTCACGAGCTATTTACGCACGCCAGGGCCCGATGGTCTTTCTCCATTAGCGTCTTTGCAAGCAGCCTATCCCGACTTCAAAATCTCAACGGTTGGTCGTCAGCAACAAGAAACGGAGGCATTCGCTTCACTCCCGATCGGTTTCTTGGCGGCAGGTGCCATGATCTACATTATTTTGGCATGTTTATTTGGTAGCTATGTTCAACCGTTTGTCGTGATGTTAGCCATACCTTTCGCCTTAATCGGTGTGATTTGGGGTCACTTCTTCCTTGGATATGACATTACTTTCTTAAGTATTATTGGGTTCTTTGCTTTGTCTGGCATTGTGGTGAATGATTCTCTTATTCTGATCGTCTTCTATAACCAGATGAAAGAGAAGGGGCATTCTGTTCGCGCCGCTCTATTAGAAGCGGGCATGCGCCGTTTGCGACCAATCTTTCTAACGACTCTGACAACTGTTCTAGGACTGACGCCACTGATGTTAGAGCAGTCGTTTCAGGCAAGATTCCTGATTCCAATGGCGATCGCAATTTCATTTGGTCTCATGTCAGCCACTTTCTTAATTCTGTTCTTATTGCCAGCCATGTTGATGATTGGCGATGACATTCGTCGTGGAATCTATTACCTCTGGCATGGCCGAAGGCGTTCAGGGCCTCCAGCAGGCGGACAGAAGCCACAAATGGCGCAGAATTCGCTGAGCTAA
- the ptsP gene encoding phosphoenolpyruvate--protein phosphotransferase, producing the protein MEVIKGIPVAPGVAIGNALILEDIRHRVAHHVVSSNDVVQELASLEEAHAQAQAGLQRDRDQAAATLGEEPAKIFEFHLGLLADASLIDPIRLRISDEQLTAASAVAAAFTELADKFRAMGSDVFRQKANDIVDLERRLLGHLVGRTLDRLSKIESPVLLVSHDMTPTQVAMLDTTKVLGIGTDLGGRTSHASIVAAAMGVPVVVGTQSITEHVDEGDLTIIDGKTGVVIIRPDAETLEKYTQRAARQASIRAEVRGLAELEAVTRCGERITLLGNVEFPHEIARVLEEGGEGVGLFRTEFQYLASKTEPTEEELYETYRISAETLNGRTLTLRTLDLGADKHTQHQAEEPERNPFLGLRSIRYCLQNLPMFRTQLRAILRASAHGNVKVMFPLVTTMLELRQARMILEDVMEELAEDSIDFDREIPVGMMIEVPSAALMAASFAREVSFFSIGTNDLVQYTLAVDRGNERVANLYAATNPAVLKLVKAVLRAGKRFEVETSLCGEIAGDVTYTMLLIGLGLRTLSLVPTQIPDVKRVIRSVDVAQCERLARRVGSFDSERRIMRCLREELREVLPDLDGGWSTGG; encoded by the coding sequence ATGGAAGTAATCAAAGGAATCCCGGTCGCTCCCGGTGTCGCCATCGGAAATGCGTTGATCCTCGAAGACATTCGTCATCGGGTCGCGCATCATGTGGTGAGTAGCAATGACGTGGTTCAAGAGCTTGCAAGCCTTGAAGAGGCTCATGCTCAGGCTCAAGCTGGGCTGCAGCGAGACCGCGATCAGGCCGCGGCAACCCTCGGCGAAGAGCCTGCAAAGATCTTTGAGTTTCACCTGGGTTTACTCGCAGATGCATCGCTCATTGATCCCATTCGCTTGCGCATTAGTGATGAGCAACTCACGGCAGCGAGTGCTGTGGCTGCGGCCTTTACCGAATTGGCAGATAAATTCCGCGCCATGGGTAGTGATGTGTTTCGGCAGAAGGCGAATGATATTGTCGATTTAGAGCGTCGACTCTTAGGCCATCTGGTTGGCCGTACGCTCGATCGTCTTTCTAAAATTGAATCTCCGGTCTTGCTCGTGAGTCACGACATGACACCCACGCAGGTTGCCATGCTGGATACCACAAAGGTGCTGGGCATCGGTACCGATCTTGGTGGTCGAACAAGCCATGCATCGATCGTTGCTGCAGCAATGGGTGTTCCCGTGGTTGTTGGTACACAGTCAATTACTGAACATGTTGACGAAGGTGACTTGACTATTATTGATGGCAAAACAGGTGTTGTCATCATTCGTCCCGATGCAGAGACGCTTGAAAAATATACGCAACGGGCAGCTCGTCAAGCTTCGATAAGAGCTGAAGTGCGTGGCCTTGCAGAACTCGAAGCGGTCACACGTTGTGGCGAGCGAATTACGTTGCTTGGTAATGTTGAGTTTCCTCATGAAATTGCCCGTGTGCTTGAAGAGGGTGGTGAGGGCGTCGGTCTCTTTCGTACGGAATTTCAGTATCTAGCAAGTAAAACAGAGCCAACTGAAGAAGAGCTGTATGAGACGTACCGAATTTCAGCAGAGACCCTCAATGGTCGCACGCTCACACTTCGTACACTGGATCTTGGTGCTGACAAACACACACAACACCAAGCCGAGGAGCCAGAACGAAATCCATTCTTAGGCTTGCGTTCAATTCGTTACTGTCTTCAAAACTTGCCGATGTTTCGCACTCAACTTCGCGCCATTTTGAGAGCCTCAGCGCATGGCAACGTTAAGGTGATGTTTCCTTTAGTGACGACCATGCTTGAGCTACGCCAAGCTCGGATGATCCTTGAGGATGTCATGGAGGAACTTGCAGAAGACAGCATTGATTTCGATAGAGAGATCCCTGTTGGCATGATGATTGAGGTGCCTTCGGCAGCCCTCATGGCAGCAAGTTTTGCCCGAGAAGTGTCGTTCTTTTCAATTGGCACCAACGACCTTGTCCAGTACACATTGGCGGTTGATCGTGGAAATGAGCGGGTGGCGAACCTCTACGCGGCAACAAATCCAGCAGTACTTAAGTTGGTTAAGGCTGTTTTGAGAGCAGGAAAGCGGTTTGAGGTCGAAACGAGCCTTTGTGGTGAGATTGCCGGCGATGTGACCTATACAATGCTATTGATCGGTTTGGGATTACGAACGCTCTCGCTCGTTCCCACTCAGATTCCTGACGTCAAGCGTGTGATTCGCTCGGTTGACGTCGCACAGTGCGAACGGCTGGCCCGCCGGGTTGGTTCGTTTGATTCCGAGCGGAGAATCATGAGATGTCTTCGCGAAGAGCTACGAGAAGTACTTCCTGATCTTGACGGTGGATGGTCCACCGGCGGATAG
- a CDS encoding translation initiation factor IF-2 N-terminal domain-containing protein: MIDKNSSSKNSDVATKKSAAEVMVVNDSPGVECRIAILDEGHLDELYTEHVVSATKVGNIYKGRVTNVEAAIQAAFIDYGQGQSGFLHISDLHPRYFPGKERTEHVGRKIARRERPPIQQALKRGDEILVQVLKEGIGTKGPTLTSYLSIPGRLLVMMPDMDRVGVSRRVEDEEERREMRKILDDLDLPEDFGFILRTAGVGQSKTELKRDVAYLTRLWKVMEKRIKAVGAPSELYIESDLLLRTIRDVLRPSISAIVVDSESAYDRVSTFLRVVAPRSAAKVVHYKRNTPIFHAFDIERQIELIHSREVPLKSGGQLVIDQTEALVAIDVNSGRSRSARDSETNALNTNLEAVAEICRQLRLRDLGGIIINDLIDMRIMRNRRRVEDSMRDNLKRDRAKTLPLKISELGILEMTRQRMRPSLKMSHYMACPNCEGHGEIRSPDYVGADATRQIGYLLQYDRVARVEAVCSPRVASVLLSSKRRDLDRLEDESNKKIIVRVSEAIATDKVVFYAYDVRNADIDIRNLPIPEPPTVDELDKEAKGSPATETKKKRSRSRSRGRRTPQPADAAAIALMDPLPDDNPETSTEDPPKRSRRRRSRKKVGSRTAATDMKASVDSEAPSETPPEKSSDANKGSETPSKKAGRRRGRGRSKENEGSSLRIHQLASELGITSRTILERCRTEGGIAVKNHMSAVTAEQVAQIKEWFSKAEQGDQETPEPAKRRRRGKRGGRRRRRGGQKAESQEGAENASNNGDQKEAEARNQKPAAEPASVEVSKATEEPSADKKRRTLYRSHRRVTASEAAALQDEE, from the coding sequence TTGATTGATAAAAATAGTAGTAGTAAAAATAGCGATGTTGCGACTAAGAAGTCCGCGGCTGAAGTGATGGTTGTTAATGACTCGCCGGGGGTGGAATGTCGCATTGCCATCCTTGATGAGGGGCATCTGGACGAGCTGTATACCGAACACGTCGTGAGTGCGACCAAGGTCGGCAACATCTACAAAGGGCGCGTCACAAATGTTGAGGCAGCAATTCAAGCTGCTTTCATTGATTATGGGCAGGGGCAAAGTGGCTTTCTGCACATTTCTGACTTACATCCCAGGTATTTCCCTGGGAAAGAGCGGACTGAGCATGTTGGTCGCAAAATTGCCCGACGTGAACGTCCACCCATTCAGCAAGCCCTCAAACGAGGCGATGAGATTCTTGTGCAGGTGCTGAAAGAAGGCATTGGTACGAAGGGGCCAACGCTGACAAGCTACCTGTCAATTCCTGGCAGATTACTTGTGATGATGCCAGACATGGATCGTGTTGGTGTGTCGCGCCGTGTCGAGGATGAGGAGGAGCGACGTGAGATGCGCAAGATCCTCGATGACCTGGATCTGCCTGAAGACTTTGGTTTCATTCTTCGAACTGCAGGAGTGGGGCAGAGTAAGACCGAACTCAAGCGAGACGTGGCTTACCTCACTCGGCTCTGGAAGGTCATGGAAAAACGAATTAAGGCAGTCGGCGCGCCGAGCGAGTTGTATATTGAGTCAGATCTCTTACTTCGCACCATTCGTGATGTATTGCGCCCGTCAATTTCCGCAATTGTGGTTGATTCAGAGTCCGCTTACGATCGCGTCAGTACCTTCCTTCGTGTGGTGGCGCCTCGTAGTGCTGCCAAGGTTGTTCACTACAAAAGAAACACCCCCATCTTTCACGCCTTTGACATTGAACGTCAGATTGAGCTGATTCATAGTCGAGAGGTGCCGCTCAAATCTGGCGGTCAGTTGGTGATTGATCAGACTGAGGCACTTGTTGCGATTGATGTCAATTCAGGACGGAGTCGCTCAGCGCGTGATAGCGAAACAAATGCGCTCAACACCAACTTAGAGGCGGTAGCAGAGATTTGTCGGCAACTGAGACTGCGCGATCTTGGTGGCATTATTATCAACGATTTAATTGATATGCGCATCATGCGTAATCGACGTCGTGTTGAAGATAGCATGCGTGATAACCTCAAGCGTGACAGAGCAAAGACGTTGCCGCTGAAGATTAGTGAGCTTGGCATTCTTGAAATGACCAGGCAACGGATGCGTCCGAGCTTGAAGATGAGCCACTATATGGCTTGTCCGAATTGTGAAGGCCATGGGGAAATTCGCAGCCCGGACTACGTTGGCGCTGATGCAACTCGACAGATCGGTTATTTGCTTCAATATGATCGCGTTGCACGAGTCGAAGCCGTTTGCTCTCCAAGAGTCGCATCGGTTTTGCTTTCGAGTAAACGTCGCGATTTAGACCGGCTGGAGGATGAGTCGAATAAGAAAATCATCGTGCGGGTCAGTGAGGCAATTGCCACCGACAAGGTGGTCTTCTATGCCTACGATGTGCGTAACGCAGATATCGATATCAGGAATTTGCCAATCCCAGAGCCTCCAACGGTGGACGAGTTGGACAAAGAGGCAAAGGGCAGTCCGGCCACTGAGACCAAGAAAAAACGTTCGCGTTCCCGTTCACGTGGGCGGCGTACACCGCAGCCTGCTGATGCAGCAGCAATTGCATTAATGGACCCACTGCCTGATGACAATCCAGAAACTTCAACTGAGGATCCACCGAAGCGGAGTCGCCGCCGCCGGTCCCGTAAAAAGGTAGGGAGTCGAACCGCTGCAACTGATATGAAAGCCAGCGTTGATTCAGAGGCGCCGTCAGAAACGCCTCCAGAAAAATCGTCGGATGCGAACAAAGGCAGTGAGACACCCAGTAAGAAGGCAGGGCGCCGTCGTGGGCGTGGGCGTAGTAAAGAGAATGAGGGGAGCTCGCTGCGTATTCATCAACTGGCATCAGAGCTTGGTATTACATCTCGCACCATTCTTGAGCGATGTAGAACTGAGGGTGGTATTGCTGTCAAAAACCACATGTCAGCGGTGACAGCTGAACAGGTTGCACAGATCAAAGAGTGGTTCTCAAAGGCAGAGCAGGGCGATCAAGAAACACCTGAGCCAGCCAAACGCCGCCGTCGTGGCAAGCGCGGGGGGCGAAGAAGGCGGCGTGGTGGGCAGAAAGCGGAGTCCCAAGAGGGTGCAGAGAACGCCTCAAACAACGGCGACCAAAAAGAGGCAGAGGCGAGGAATCAGAAGCCGGCTGCAGAGCCCGCTTCGGTAGAAGTTTCGAAGGCCACAGAAGAGCCAAGTGCAGACAAAAAACGACGTACACTCTACCGCAGTCATCGCAGGGTGACAGCATCTGAGGCAGCGGCACTACAGGATGAGGAGTAG
- the dxr gene encoding 1-deoxy-D-xylulose-5-phosphate reductoisomerase, translating to MKGLVKRRLIVLGSTGSIGTNTLDVVSHLRREGLFEFDVVGLAAGRNGALVAEQASAFSVSHVALADSQQAAALPKSCKVYTGPDAPQALIEAVAEPGDLVVGAIVGSAGLPATMAAINRGCDVALANKETLVAAGSLVMPLVREKQVQLLPIDSEHSALFQCVQAGRSLDEVKRLIITASGGPFRQATREQTDSATVEQALDHPTWKMGRKVTIDSATLMNKALEIIEAHWLFDMPADKIEAVIHPQSMIHSFVEFIDNSVIAQLGPPDMRTPIQYTLTYPNRLLGNSRAMDWATIGQMDFEQIDRERFGSINLAYDVIRQGGSSGAVFNAANEVAVEAFLSGRIRFGQITQLVADAMQQLPVKPIEDLADCLKADQEARDVVNQHLEVAAATH from the coding sequence GTGAAGGGGCTTGTAAAAAGAAGACTGATTGTGCTTGGCTCAACTGGTTCAATTGGTACCAACACACTTGATGTTGTGTCACATCTGCGCCGCGAGGGTCTTTTTGAATTCGATGTGGTGGGGCTGGCCGCAGGTCGCAATGGCGCTCTCGTTGCCGAGCAGGCCAGCGCCTTCTCAGTCAGCCATGTGGCATTGGCAGATAGCCAGCAGGCGGCAGCACTTCCAAAATCATGCAAAGTCTATACAGGTCCCGATGCACCACAAGCGTTGATTGAAGCGGTGGCCGAACCGGGAGATCTCGTCGTTGGTGCCATTGTGGGATCAGCAGGCCTTCCAGCAACCATGGCCGCTATTAATCGTGGATGCGATGTGGCCCTTGCAAACAAAGAGACCCTGGTCGCAGCAGGCTCTTTAGTGATGCCTCTTGTTCGAGAAAAGCAGGTGCAACTGCTTCCTATTGATTCTGAACATAGTGCTCTTTTTCAGTGTGTCCAAGCAGGACGCTCTTTGGACGAGGTGAAGCGACTTATCATTACAGCTTCGGGTGGTCCTTTTCGTCAGGCGACGCGTGAGCAAACAGATTCAGCAACGGTTGAGCAGGCACTTGATCATCCAACCTGGAAAATGGGTCGGAAGGTCACCATCGATTCAGCAACGCTTATGAATAAGGCCCTCGAGATCATTGAGGCGCACTGGCTATTTGATATGCCCGCAGACAAGATTGAGGCCGTGATCCATCCCCAGTCAATGATTCACAGCTTTGTTGAGTTCATCGACAATTCTGTCATTGCTCAATTGGGGCCACCTGATATGCGCACGCCAATTCAATACACATTGACTTATCCGAATCGTCTTTTGGGTAATTCTCGGGCGATGGACTGGGCAACAATTGGCCAAATGGATTTTGAGCAGATCGACCGAGAACGCTTTGGATCGATCAATCTTGCCTACGATGTCATTCGTCAAGGTGGTTCATCTGGTGCAGTTTTCAACGCGGCCAATGAGGTTGCCGTTGAAGCATTTCTGAGTGGGCGAATTCGTTTCGGCCAGATCACACAGCTTGTGGCAGATGCGATGCAGCAGCTTCCAGTCAAGCCTATTGAGGATCTAGCCGATTGTCTCAAAGCGGATCAAGAAGCTCGAGATGTGGTTAATCAACATTTGGAGGTTGCTGCAGCCACTCACTAG
- a CDS encoding site-2 protease family protein has translation MEYLTSGFNIVLLIAGFGLLILVHELGHFLAAKWAGIRTEGFAVGMGPIMIAWRKGIGFKASSTAPDILERTKKAPAALTDDELAHYGLGETEYSLRWLPIGGFVKMLGQDDTDPSYRSDDPRSYNRCPVWKRLVVVSAGVVMNLILAGILFLIAFMIGVRFEAPVIGTVAQGFPAATAVAENAEAQNITAIGLQPGDRVTAIDGSDVVTFADVQIAAAMSKPGTPLRITVEREEASAPLRFVLTPKKDEAGSGLLTIGVAPAASTQLFQDDDEGLVTRVLASNGLGEQGLKPGMLMTQAAGRPIETFQQYQKLVAQSDGAAIATVWVDPRNTNTSIDVDTSPVLGQQLLYEGDSGENTMPEMGMLGLTPLVELVGVPSTSHNSDVLEVGDVILHAGTGSAPRMGQFLKLVKSNAGQSLPMTILRDGKQIAVIGVVNQNGMLNVNPGYATDLPLIANPMKQLRSGPQEDAVIVDSPFVKLDLFGGTEIEEIESTPVSNWNDILVAVRLATKKASGLGQGAELTIKTKNPIDAQAHTDKVALSAGQVEALHQLTWRSELPTGLFEPVFVVRSASGNPITAIGMGVEETHKLILLTYLTIDRLFRRSIGIDQLHGPVGIVHLGTKVADRGYTFLIFFLAMISVNLAVINFLPLPILDGGLFLFLIYEKFKGRPPSVGFQNIATLVGLALILTVFVVTFYNDMARLLGT, from the coding sequence GTGGAATACCTGACCAGTGGCTTTAACATCGTGCTTCTGATTGCAGGTTTTGGCCTGTTAATTTTAGTGCATGAACTCGGTCATTTTCTAGCAGCAAAGTGGGCAGGTATTCGCACCGAGGGCTTCGCGGTTGGTATGGGGCCAATCATGATTGCCTGGCGCAAGGGCATTGGTTTTAAGGCGAGTTCTACAGCGCCAGATATCTTAGAACGCACCAAGAAAGCGCCCGCAGCACTGACTGATGATGAGCTGGCTCATTATGGACTTGGAGAGACGGAATATTCGTTGCGATGGTTGCCCATCGGTGGTTTTGTCAAGATGCTTGGCCAGGATGACACGGATCCGTCTTACCGATCAGATGATCCACGCAGTTACAATCGTTGTCCGGTCTGGAAACGCCTGGTTGTGGTTTCCGCCGGTGTGGTGATGAATCTAATCTTGGCTGGAATACTCTTCCTCATTGCATTTATGATTGGCGTGCGTTTCGAAGCGCCCGTGATTGGAACGGTCGCTCAGGGTTTTCCTGCCGCCACTGCGGTTGCAGAGAACGCAGAAGCGCAGAACATCACTGCAATTGGTCTTCAGCCTGGTGATCGTGTCACTGCAATTGATGGCAGTGATGTGGTGACGTTTGCTGACGTACAGATTGCTGCAGCCATGAGCAAGCCTGGTACGCCATTGCGAATCACTGTAGAAAGAGAAGAGGCATCAGCGCCTTTGAGATTCGTGTTGACGCCAAAGAAAGATGAGGCGGGTAGTGGGCTCCTGACGATTGGTGTTGCACCCGCAGCATCGACACAGTTGTTTCAAGATGATGATGAGGGGCTCGTCACACGCGTCCTAGCAAGCAATGGTCTTGGTGAGCAGGGGCTTAAACCTGGCATGCTCATGACACAAGCTGCTGGGCGTCCGATCGAGACTTTTCAGCAATACCAAAAGTTGGTGGCGCAAAGCGATGGTGCAGCAATTGCAACGGTCTGGGTAGATCCTCGCAATACGAACACATCAATTGATGTGGATACGTCGCCAGTGCTTGGGCAGCAGCTTTTATATGAAGGTGATTCTGGCGAGAACACCATGCCAGAGATGGGCATGCTTGGACTGACGCCACTTGTAGAGCTGGTTGGTGTTCCAAGTACCTCACATAACAGTGATGTACTTGAAGTAGGTGACGTCATTCTGCATGCGGGCACTGGAAGTGCCCCTAGGATGGGACAGTTTTTGAAATTGGTGAAATCCAACGCCGGGCAGTCCCTGCCAATGACGATTTTGCGAGACGGCAAGCAGATTGCAGTGATCGGTGTCGTCAATCAAAATGGAATGCTGAATGTCAATCCCGGCTATGCCACGGACCTGCCTTTGATCGCGAATCCGATGAAGCAACTTCGATCCGGTCCTCAGGAAGATGCTGTTATTGTTGATTCACCATTTGTCAAACTGGATCTCTTTGGTGGTACAGAAATTGAGGAGATCGAGTCCACGCCGGTGAGTAATTGGAACGACATTTTGGTTGCGGTCAGGCTTGCGACCAAAAAGGCAAGTGGGTTGGGGCAGGGTGCTGAGTTAACGATCAAGACAAAAAACCCTATTGATGCACAAGCTCATACCGACAAAGTTGCTTTATCAGCAGGTCAAGTCGAAGCGTTACATCAGCTGACCTGGCGCAGTGAATTACCGACGGGTCTCTTTGAGCCCGTATTTGTAGTTCGATCTGCATCCGGAAATCCAATCACGGCAATCGGTATGGGTGTCGAAGAAACACACAAGCTTATTTTGTTGACGTATCTGACGATTGACCGTTTGTTCCGCCGTAGTATCGGAATTGATCAGCTTCATGGCCCAGTTGGCATCGTGCACCTAGGCACGAAGGTTGCCGACCGTGGTTATACATTTCTGATCTTTTTCTTGGCAATGATTAGCGTCAACTTGGCAGTCATTAATTTTCTGCCATTGCCAATTCTTGATGGTGGGCTCTTTCTCTTTCTGATCTATGAAAAGTTCAAAGGCCGGCCGCCATCAGTTGGGTTCCAGAATATCGCAACACTTGTTGGTCTTGCGTTGATACTGACGGTATTCGTGGTCACCTTCTACAACGATATGGCAAGATTGCTGGGCACCTGA